One stretch of Mobula birostris isolate sMobBir1 chromosome 5, sMobBir1.hap1, whole genome shotgun sequence DNA includes these proteins:
- the LOC140197925 gene encoding olfactory receptor 4M1, which produces MNVSGNCSGAEEHLVEVRVFASVTSFVLLAFFNLVINSTILSEDRLRSQARFVLLLHLLLSGVVYFGLSSSFYLLTYLRAAVSASWCLALLLALMVSGSSILLTLTLMAVDRYLAICHPLKYSAFCARHSVWFLCPLIWFCSSVIPLILVCQQVGPRAQQGPGPGPGPAKRCSSSHLASSHNMKQTSKILLIGVCTLLILFSYLKILAESWRIGTLNRRNRRARSTILMHGVQLSVYIIPTFITFFLQVLAQAGKLDQCTRARFEVANFAFFSLAQCISPVIYGLRKEELWDLLCHKYPCLHWDFKRLLEGLVGVSGCLRGPSCLSRRPPPPADAPW; this is translated from the coding sequence ATGAACGTGTCGGGGAACTGCTCGGGCGCTGAGGAGCACCTGGTGGAGGTGCGTGTCTTCGCCTCTGTCACCTCCTTCGTTCTCCTGGCTTTCTTCAACCTGGTGATCAACTCCACCATCCTGAGCGAGGACCGCCTGCGCTCGCAGGCCCGCTTCGTCTTACTGCTCCATCTCCTACTCTCCGGGGTTGTCTATTTCGGCCTGAGCAGCTCCTTCTACTTGCTGACCTACCTGCGCGCCGCCGTCTCCGCGTCCTGGTGCCTAGCACTGTTGCTCGCCCTCATGGTCAGCGGCTCCTCCATCCTGCTGACCCTAACCCTGATGGCTGTCGACCGCTACTTGGCCATCTGTCACCCGCTCAAGTACAGCGCCTTCTGCGCCCGCCACTCGGTCTGGTTCCTCTGCCCGCTCATCTGGTTCTGCTCATCGGTGATCCCGCTCATCCTCGTGTGCCAGCAGGTGGGTCCCCGGGCGCAGCAAGGGCCGGGGCCGGGTCCAGGACCGGCCAAGCGCTGCTCGTCCTCGCACCTCGCCTCCAGTCACAACATGAAACAGACATCGAAGATCCTGCTGATAGGAGTCTGCACCCTCCTcattctcttcagctacctcaagATCCTGGCGGAGAGCTGGCGCATCGGGACGCTGAACAGGCGCAACCGGCGCGCCCGCAGTACCATCCTGATGCACGGCGTGCAGCTGTCGGTCTATATCATCCCCACCTTCATCACCTTCTTCCTGCAGGTGTTGGCGCAAGCGGGCAAACTCGACCAGTGCACCAGGGCTCGCTTCGAGGTGGCCAACTTCGCCTTCTTCAGCCTGGCTCAGTGCATCAGCCCCGTCATCTACGGCCTGCGGAAGGAGGAACTGTGGGATCTCCTGTGCCACAAGTACCCCTGCCTTCACTGGGACTTTAAGCGGCTGCTCGAGGGGTTGGTGGGCGTCAGCGGCTGCCTGCGGGGCCCGAGCTGTCTATCGCGGCGCCCACCTCCCCCCGCTGATGCGCCCTGGTGA